The genomic interval CAGGATGAAAAAGAAGTTTTTCATTCCTTCGGTAGATTGATTTATTTGATGTAAGATCAAAAACATCAATAGCTATCTGACTGCCATTAAAAAAATCCGAAGTAAGAACTTTATTTATCCGATTCTGGAGGCCCGAATTTTTTCCCTGTGGATATACGGAGACTGTAAGAAGCAGGAGTATGAAAAGTAACTTCATTTTCATGAATAGTCCTTTAAAAATATTCTCTCTCTCTGAAATCGACGCCGATCTTATCAGTCACAAATATTTTTGCCGCTTCGGAATCTACATCGCTTAAACCGACGATCGACATAACTACGTGAGTATATTCCTTCGCTTTATTAGCGAAGTCGAGCATTTCAGCATGAAGAGATGAATCGACTCTCATCAACGCTGCATATTGATCAGGATCAACAGAATTCAGGCTTATAGAAACAATATCGATCAACCCTTTCAATTCCGGTGTAATATCCCGTTTGTTTATAAAATTTCCGTGTCCATCTGTATTCATCCTTGTCCGGCCGCCGTTCTCTTTTACGTATTTGGCGATTTGTTTTACAACATCCCATCTGATAGCCGGTTCGCCGTAACCGCAGAATACAATTTCCTTAAAACGCTTCGGGTCGCCGATCTCTCTAATATAAACATCTGCTTCAGGTTCTTCCGACTTTGTCATTTTCAAATTGTAACCGTTTATAACAGCTTCTCCCTTACGATCGCAGAAAACGCAATCGGCATTGCATCTGTTCGTAACATTTATGTAAAGAGAACTGCCGATCTGATAAGTAAAACTTAATGATGGTTTCATACCGATACCGAATAATTTATATGCGTTATAAGAAGTTGTTCTTGCAACATCTTCAACCGAAAGATTGTGAACCTCTGCAATTTTTTCAGCAACCAGTTTAATATACGCCGGTTCGTTCCTTTCTCCGCGTCGGGGAGCTGGTGTCATAAAAGGGGAGTCAGTTTCAAGAAGGAGATTTTCAACCGCGATCCTGCTTAAGACTTTCCTGAGGCTATCTGCTTTTTTAAAAGTGATGTTTCCGGGAAAAGAGATGTAATGATGCATCTCCACAAGTTCTCTCGCATCTTCAACGGAACCTGCAAAGCAGTGATACTGTGCTTTAAGTCCGGTTCCTTTATATCTTCGGGCAAAAGCCATTATATCATCGTTCGATTCCCTGTTGTGGATAATCACTGGCAGGTTGAGTCGAATAGCAAGCTCAATCTGTGCCTCGAAAGCTTTCAGTTGAATATCGCGCGGCGAGAAATCGTAATAGTAATCAAGACCGATTTCCCCGATGGCAACCACTTTTTTGTGCCCGGCGACCTTTTCAAGCATTGGAATCAGATCGTCACTCCACTCTCTAGTATCATGAGGGTGAATTCCGACTGTCGCATAAATCTGCTCGTATTTATCAGCCAGTTCTATTGCACGGGCGGATGAAGCCAGATCTGTTGCGGGTACAATTATATAATCGACTCCTGCAGCTGCCGCACGTTCCAGTACCTGGTCGAGTTCACCGTTGAAATTGGGATAAAACAAATGTGCATGTGTATCTACGAACATATAATCCTTTCAAAAAAAATATTTGCGATGGGGATTAATACCGGAATCTTTATTGAATTACTTCTCCGATTAAAATTCCGGGCTCGCCAAGTGCCGATGCGACATCAAGCGCTTTTTCAACATCGTCCCTGTCGACTATCGCGATTAATCCGATACCAAGATTAAATACTTTTCTCATCTCTTCGATTTTAATGTTACCTGTACTTTTAATAAGTTCGAACAGTGGCGGAATTTCCCATCCTTCCCAGTTTATCTTTAATGAAAGATTCTTTGGTATAACCCGAACTGTGTTTCCAATAATTCCTCCGCCGGTAATATGCGAAAAAGCTTTGACAGAAATTTTCTCCTTCATTTCGCAGATCAATTTTAAATACGACTTATGAACTCTCAGGAGTTCCTCTCCAAGCGTATTTTCAAAACCGGCAGGTATTTCATTAATTCTGAATTTGTCCAGTAAAACTTTTCTGGCAAGTGAATAACCGTTTGTATGGAGCCCGTTGGACTTGAAGCCGATCATCAGGTCCCCGGCAACTACATTTTTACCGTTAATTATTTTATTGCGTTCTACAATGCCAACTATTGTTCCAGAGATATCGTATTCGTCCTCGGTATAAAATCCGGGCATCTCGGCAGTTTCACCTCCTATAAGGGCGACATTATTTTCTCTGCAGGCAATAGAAAAACCCTTAATAATTTCTGCAGCCCTTTCGGGAATCAGTTTTCCAACGGCAAGGTAATCCATAAAGTATTGCGGCTCAGCCCCGCATACAGCAATATCATTTACACAATGATTTACGAGGTCCTGTCCAACTGTGTCGTGCTTATCAGCTGCAAATGCTATTTTTAGTTTTGTACCGACTCCGTCCACGCTCGAGACAAGTACCGGATTTTTATATTTCTCAAGATCAATCTGGTAGAAAGCCCCGAAATGGCCGATACCGGAGAGAACATTCTTATTGAATGTAGATGCAGCCAGTTTTTTGATCTTTTCAACGGTTCTGTCACCGGCATCGATATCGACCCCGGCGCTTTTATAGGTATTATCGGAATTCATCAGATTCGATTTTTTGTTTTCTCAAATATAATCATTATTAAGGAACTGAAACTTTTTCGACTCAAAAATTGTCTTCCGGATTAACATAACTACCAGTTCTCCTTAGAAATGAAAAATTGCCTAATTTTTAATAACTTTGAGCCCATTGCTCTTAAGAATTTACTAAAATATGTCAGGATATCATTTAAACGAGAGAGAAAAAGCAATTTTGCGGTTCATTATTCACCAGTTTATTCTTACCGCAAATCCGGTCGGTTCAAGGAATAT from Melioribacteraceae bacterium carries:
- a CDS encoding YchF/TatD family DNA exonuclease encodes the protein MFVDTHAHLFYPNFNGELDQVLERAAAAGVDYIIVPATDLASSARAIELADKYEQIYATVGIHPHDTREWSDDLIPMLEKVAGHKKVVAIGEIGLDYYYDFSPRDIQLKAFEAQIELAIRLNLPVIIHNRESNDDIMAFARRYKGTGLKAQYHCFAGSVEDARELVEMHHYISFPGNITFKKADSLRKVLSRIAVENLLLETDSPFMTPAPRRGERNEPAYIKLVAEKIAEVHNLSVEDVARTTSYNAYKLFGIGMKPSLSFTYQIGSSLYINVTNRCNADCVFCDRKGEAVINGYNLKMTKSEEPEADVYIREIGDPKRFKEIVFCGYGEPAIRWDVVKQIAKYVKENGGRTRMNTDGHGNFINKRDITPELKGLIDIVSISLNSVDPDQYAALMRVDSSLHAEMLDFANKAKEYTHVVMSIVGLSDVDSEAAKIFVTDKIGVDFREREYF
- the purM gene encoding phosphoribosylformylglycinamidine cyclo-ligase; translated protein: MNSDNTYKSAGVDIDAGDRTVEKIKKLAASTFNKNVLSGIGHFGAFYQIDLEKYKNPVLVSSVDGVGTKLKIAFAADKHDTVGQDLVNHCVNDIAVCGAEPQYFMDYLAVGKLIPERAAEIIKGFSIACRENNVALIGGETAEMPGFYTEDEYDISGTIVGIVERNKIINGKNVVAGDLMIGFKSNGLHTNGYSLARKVLLDKFRINEIPAGFENTLGEELLRVHKSYLKLICEMKEKISVKAFSHITGGGIIGNTVRVIPKNLSLKINWEGWEIPPLFELIKSTGNIKIEEMRKVFNLGIGLIAIVDRDDVEKALDVASALGEPGILIGEVIQ